From a region of the Panicum virgatum strain AP13 chromosome 2K, P.virgatum_v5, whole genome shotgun sequence genome:
- the LOC120671076 gene encoding delta(14)-sterol reductase-like, with product MEAAAAAVLPALVPSSSAVVVLFAYLGYLAAAGAILPGKLVAGAVLPDSSRLHYRCNGLLSLLLLLGLCAFGVYMGWMTPTVVADRGLELLSATFIFSVVVSFGLYFAGTKSRHKSSSLKPHVSGNFIEDWWLGVQLNPHFMGVDLKFFFVRAGMMAWLFINLSLFAKSYLAGSVNLSVILYQFFCAWYIIDYFVHEEFMTSTWDIIAERLGFMLVFGDLVFIPFTFTIQGWWLLRNEVELSLLASVANFCIFIIGYLVFRGANKQKHMFKKDPKAPIWGKPPKVVGGKLLASGYWGIARHCNYLGDLLLALSFSLPCGFSSVIPYFYPTYLLILLIWRERRDEARCSQKYKEIWAEYCKLVPWRILPYVY from the exons atggaggccgccgccgccgccgtgctccccgCGCTGGTGCCCTCCAGTAGCGCG GTGGTGGTGCTCTTCGCCTACCTCGgctacctcgccgccgccggggctatCCTCCCGGGGAAGCTCGTTGCCGGCGCCGTCCTCCCGGACTCCTCCCGCCTCCACTACCGCTGCAATG GTTTGCTctcgctcctgctgctgctggggctCTGCGCGTTCGGCGTCTACATGGGGTGGATGACTCCCACG GTTGTGGCTGACAGGGGACTCGAGCTTCTATCCGCGACCTTCATTTTTAGTGTCGTT GTCTCCTTCGGACTATACTTTGCCGGCACCAAGTCCCGCCACAAAAGTTCTTCTTTGAAACCACATGTTAGTGGGAACTTCATAGAAGATTG GTGGTTGGGAGTGCAGCTTAATCCTCATTTTATGGGAGTTGACCTCAA ATTCTTTTTTGTGAGGGCAGGAATGATGGCATGGTTATTTATCAACCTCTCTTTGTTTGCGAAGAGCTATCTAGCTGGTTCAGTCAATCTTTCGGTCATTCTCTACCAATTCTTTTGTGCG TGGTATATTATAGATTACTTCGTCCATGAAGAATTCATGACCTCAAC GTGGGACATTATTGCTGAAAGGCTGGGTTTCATGCTGGTGTTTGGTGATCTAGTTTTCATTCCTTTCACCTTCACTATTCAG GGTTGGTGGCTTTTGAGAAATGAAGTGGAGCTATCACTTTTAGCTTCTGTAGCTAATTTCTGCATCTTCATTATTGG CTACCTGGTGTTCAGAGGAGCTAACAAGCAAAAACATATGTTCAAGAAGGACCCCAAAGCTCCTATATGGGGAAAACCTCCCAAAGTCGTTGGGGGAAAGCTACTTGCATCCGGCTACTG GGGCATCGCAAGACACTGCAATTATCTCGGAGATCTACTGCTAGCActttcgttcagtttgccctgCGGATTCAG TTCTGTAATCCCGTACTTCTACCCGACGTACCTGCTGATTCTACTGATCTGGAGGGAAAGGCGCGACGAAGCCAGGTGCTCGCAGAAGTACAAGGAGATCTGGGCAGAGTACTGCAAGCTCGTGCCTTGGAGGATCCTACCTTATGTGTACTAG
- the LOC120671086 gene encoding arogenate dehydratase 1-like has product MEAAPAVLDAFFAGPRHLRPGGGCRSARLQAQPCRAAARSARAGWQAACASNSGRQPAPRVNGPPPPPAPALEAAPAPAELDLVPVSNLPRPLSISDLSPAPMHGSQLRVAYQGVPGAYSESAAAKAYPGCDAIPCDQFEVAFQAVELWIADRAVLPVENSLGGSIHRNYDLLLRHRLHIVGEVQLPVHHCLLALPGVRRELLTRVISHPQALAQCELTLNAMGLNVAREAFDDTAGAAEHVAAAGLRDTAAIASARAAELYGLQVLADGIQDDAGNVTRFVMLAREPIVPRTDRPFKTSIVFAHDADGTSILFKVLSAFAFRDISLTKIESRPHRHRPIRLVDDANVGTAKHFEYMFYIDFQASMADVRAQNALAEIQEFTSFLRVLGSYPMDMTPWEAAAAPYSRVDNTSSTSQH; this is encoded by the coding sequence atgGAGGCCGCGCCCGCCGTGCTCGACGCCTTCTTCGCCGGGCCGCGCCACCTCCGCCCCGGCGGCGGGTGCAGATCCGCGCGCCTGCAGGCCCagccgtgccgcgccgccgcccgctccgcgcgcgccggcTGGCAGGCCGCCTGCGCCAGCAACTCGGGCAGGCAGCCGGCGCCGCGGGTgaacgggccgccgccgccgccggcccccgcgctggaggcggcgccggcgcccgcggagcTGGATCTGGTGCCCGTCTCCAACCTTCCCCGCCCGCTGAGCATCAGCGACCTGTCCCCGGCGCCGATGCACGGGTCGCAGCTGCGCGTGGCGTACCAGGGCGTCCCGGGCGCCTACAGCgagtccgccgccgccaaggcctACCCGGGCTGCGACGCCATCCCCTGCGACCAGTTCGAGGTGGCCTTCCAGGCCGTGGAGCTCTGGATCGCCGACCGCGCGGTGCTCCCCGTCGAGAACTCGCTCGGCGGCAGCATCCACCGCAACTacgacctcctcctccgccatcgCCTCCACATCGTCGGCGAGGTCCAGCTCCCCGTCCACCACTGCCTGCTCGCGCTCCCGGGGGTGCGCCGGGAGCTGCTCACCCGGGTCATCTCCCACCCGCAGGCGCTCGCGCAGTGCGAGCTCACGCTCAACGCCATGGGCCTCAACGTCGCGCGCGAGGCCTTCGACgacaccgccggcgccgccgagcacgtcgccgcggcggggctccgcgacaccgccgccatcgcctccgcccgcgccgccgagctctaCGGCCTCCAGGTGCTCGCCGACGGCATCCAGGACGACGCCGGCAACGTCACCCGCTTCGTCATGCTCGCGCGGGAGCCCATCGTCCCGCGCACCGACCGGCCCTTCAAGACCAGCATCGTCTTCGCGCACGACGCCGACGGCACCTCCATCCTCTTCAAGGTGCTCTCCGCCTTCGCCTTCCGCGACATCTCGCTCACCAAGATCGAGAGCCGtccgcaccgccaccgccccaTCCGCCTCGTCGACGACGCCAACGTCGGCACCGCCAAGCACTTCGAGTACATGTTCTACATCGACTTCCAGGCCTCCATGGCCGACGTCCGCGCGCAGAACGCGCTCGCCGAGATCCAGGAGTTCACCTCTTTCCTCAGGGTGCTCGGCAGCTACCCCATGGACATGACGCCatgggaagccgccgccgcgccctactCCCGCGTCGACAATACCAGCAGCACCAGCCAGCACTGA
- the LOC120695190 gene encoding uncharacterized protein LOC120695190 yields MELPPGAARRTNYSLLSQFPDDAAGAGPGPGPAPASALQRQSSGSSYGGGSSVSASSDYPFHLPPPASAAAGPGSAAAAPGGSSPCKSWAQQAEETYQLQLALALRLCADAACAADPGFLDPGDPGSGGRGSGNGRAFPLAQPAPSAESLSHRFWVNGSLSYNSTIPDGFYVIHGLDPFVWSLCTDVHEENHIPSMESLKSVRPDDSSIQAILIDRRTDFDLGMLESYASSLLSSCTDAKDVVIQLAKVVSSRMGGTASNEDSLFQKWKECNEAIKSSTGSVVLHLGKLPVGLCKHRSLLFKILADKVSIPCRVVKGCKYCKSDDASSCLVRFGLEREYLVDLIGDPGQLSDPDSFVNGPYSLSVSSPLHPPKFRSLEITSNFSSVAKQYFSDCHSLNLLFSDSSTGATSAVTTLDQPYSKKHVAGDETMNNWMPGKGQAAIKPDIIVQEAPREVLPLISSNMKLDRKKELKLIEETQQLRHTVSDLSLAADDLIIPWNELVLKEKIGAGSFGTVHRADWHGSDVAVKILMEQDFHPERFREFMREVAIMKSLRHPNIVLFMGAVTEPPNLSIVTEYLSRGSLYKLLHRSGAKEVLDERRRLNMAFDVAKGMNYLHRRSPPIVHRDLKSPNLLVDKKYTVKVCDFGLSRLKPNTFLSSKSLAGTPEWMAPEVLRDEPSNEKSDVYSFGVILWELMTLQQPWCNLNPAQVVAAVGFKGRRLEIPKDLNPLVAALIESCWASEPWRRPSFTNIMETLRPLIKVPVPQLSRSDLYVCCIEQIKSNRLLRSLSEPPPCLLFLACSPNPFLPIPKPQRRRGHRTLFRGFGFDCLSRASQTLAPSPTCCAPNPSFPAMRASASAAPMEASASARRSAPGPDPGAKKPRLAQPPPRDPRSSSYAAASNGAAASAAEQALVDELLGQYRTALGELTFNSKPIITNLTIIAGENLQAAKPIAALICANILEVPSEQKLPSLYLLDSIVKNIGKDYVKHFSARLPEVFCKAYKQVDPSIHHSMRHLFGTWKGVFPPPPLQTIEKELGFQSSANGSSSAAPSRPDSQSPRPSNSIHVNPKYLEARQQLNQPTKGILGSGAKAAVIADAGDDVERPNRLGTDRSAGRRLDAPNARPNIQRTQRDPFSNPVNEKQAGRDVRGLGLSSISQQAVVGTGQVRSKPKGQDGIGGLYYGTDVGSSEEQFDRRSNFYSSKDVRPSGPVRLDSALLPTPSINSDRIGRPSSNRSWKHSEEEEYVWDDVHSQAADYGGNNTVRKGEWMADDGNAKFASLQRAKWPEVGAVEHLDPNIHKLDSLPRFGLATGQDRRHAAYLDHEEYIHGRHEVEPRIDREIRPDGQQLPPHRSSSLWVSQEKVHPDIGLDPRISRFSNQPGERSTIYTGTMSASITSSVSVGLSGAYAGRSSLDSANSVPTRSTETFGQQKHRYWSSSPPPVHSPSSTAPFAHQSSPNPAEPDFYPSRPFSQLGQNPQEEYSQRVAAFAKDSHFIAQNAGLTQGQPSLQATQQAQKYPTLQSKPHIKPTDQVQASFSRENSPSLCRPSIQLGEVSLPTDSTPIRSDLTGASNLLAGLIKSGFKPNNPGDLASLRAQPLVPSGPLPHTLPSAPMASSSLQNAAGENTTLQTQITNTARPPLPPGLPPPPSTQSAEKAAPLSSLLSSLVAKGLISTPATDSSTAVPSQPNESSVNATNVTAAAMPLPAQMPSVGKEASNSVSSAPTNVLLLKAVEIKTGDLIGLEFKPEKLRKYNEHVISSLFGDRNYQCKICGERFSLEEELRSHTTCGGSRASETSFAGIAPKKWYPSKNSYIDGSNEMEDSAEASDVDLSSGEVCEFMVPADENQIICALCGEPFDDFYSIEKGDWMYKDTVFLEFPNGESNCGSNVEGKEQVPIVHVRCMPKDSNDGMEVD; encoded by the exons GTGAATGGCTCGCTATCATACAACAGCACGATACCAGATGGTTTTTACGTGATTCATGGGTTGGACCCCTTCGTGTGGTCACTATGCACGGATGTACATGAAGAGAATCACATACCCTCCATGGAATCACTCAAATCTGTCCGTCCCGACGATTCTTCAATTCAAGCCATTCTCATCGACCGGAGAACTGATTTTGATTTGGGTATGCTGGAGAGTTATGCTTCCAGCCTTTTGTCCAGCTGTACTGATGCCAAGGATGTGGTAATCCAACTAGCCAAAGTCGTATCTTCAAGGATGGG GGGTACAGCATCCAATGAAGATAGCTTGTTTCAAAAATGGAAAGAGTGCAACGAGGCCATCAAGTCAAGTACAggatctgttgtgcttcatcTGGGAAAGCTCCCTGTTGGTCTTTGCAAGCACCGCTCGTTGTTATTCAAA ATATTAGCAGATAAAGTCAGTATTCCATGTAGAGTTGTTAAGGGTTGTAAATATTGTAAATCTGATGATGCCTCCTCCTGTCTTGTACGCTTTGGGCTTGAAAG AGAATACTTGGTTGATTTAATTGGGGATCCCGGCCAACTTAGTGATCCTGATTCCTTTGTCAATGGCCCCTACTCACTATCGGTGTCCTCACCTCTTCATCCTCCCAAATTTAGGTCATTGGAGATCACTTCAAATTTCAGCTCGGTAGCCAAGCAGTACTTCTCAGATTGCCATTCACTGAATCTCTTGTTCAGTGATTCTTCCACAG GTGCTACTAGTGCAGTAACTACTCTGGACCAACCTTATTCTAAGAAACATGTTGCTGGGGATGAGACCATGAACAACTGGATGCCAGGAAAAG GGCAAGCAGCAATAAAGCCGGACATCATTGTGCAAGAAGCTCCTCGTGAGGTTTTGCCACTAATTTCCTCCAATATGAAACTTGATAGGAAGAAAGAATTGAAGTTAATTGAGGAGACTCAGCAGTTAAGACATACAGTCAGTGATCTGTCACTTGCTGCGGATGATCTGATCATTCCATGGAACGAGCTGGTTTTAAAGGAGAAGATTGGAGCAG GGTCTTTTGGAACAGTCCATCGTGCTGATTGGCATGGATCG GATGTTGCAGTCAAAATACTTATGGAGCAGGATTTTCATCCAGAGCGCTTCAGGGAATTTATGAGGGAG GTTGCAATTATGAAAAGTCTGAGACATCCAAATATTGTTCTATTCATGGGTGCTGTCACTGAACCGCCGAACCTATCAATAGTTACAGAATACTTGTCTAG GGGCAGTTTGTATAAACTTTTGCATAGGAGTGGTGCGAAAGAAGTTCTGGATGAGAGACGCCGATTAAACATGGCATTTGACGTG GCCAAAGGAATGAACTACCTGCATAGACGCAGTCCTCCTATTGTTCATCGTGACCTGAAGTCTCCAAATCTTCTAGTTGACAAGAAGTATACTGTCAAA GTATGCGACTTTGGCCTTTCAAGATTAAAACCTAACACCTTCCTGTCTTCCAAGTCTTTGGCTGGAACT CCTGAATGGATGGCACCTGAAGTGCTTCGAGATGAACCATCCAATGAAAAATCTGATGTCTACAGTTTTGGTGTCATCCTATGGGAACTAATGACATTGCAACAACCATGGTGTAACCTGAATCCTGCCCAG GTGGTTGCCGCTGTAGGTTTTAAAGGTAGAAGGCTTGAAATCCCTAAAGATCTGAATCCTCTAGTAGCCGCGTTAATTGAATCTTGCTGGGCAAG CGAGCCATGGCGAAGACCCTCATTTACAAATATTATGGAAACTTTGAGACCATTAATTAAGGTTCCAGTGCCGCAGTTGAGTCGATCAGATTTGTA TGTATGCTGTATAGAAC AAATCAAATCAAACCGGCTGCTGCGTTCACTGTCCGAACCACCTCcctgcctcctcttcctcgctTGCTCCCCCAATCCATTCCTCCCGATTCCCAAACCCCAGAGGCGGCGCGGCCACCGAACCCTGTTCCGCGGGTTCGGCTTCGATTGCCTCAGCCGcgcctctcaaaccctagctccctCCCCCACATGCtgcgccccaaaccctagcttcccCGCCatgcgcgcctccgcctccgcggcccCCATGgaggcctccgcctccgcccgcagATCCGCGCCGGGCCCCGACCCCGGCGCCAAGAAGCCGCGCctcgcgcagccgccgccgcgggacccCAGATCTTCGTcctacgccgccgcctccaatggcgccgccgccagcgccgccgagcAGGCGCTGGTCGACGAGCTGCTCGGCCAGTACCGGACCGCGCTCGGGGAGCTAACCTTCAACTCCAAGCCCATCATCACCAACCTCACCATCATCGCCGGCGAGAACCTCCAGGCCGCCAAGCCCATCGCCGCCCTCATCTGCGCCAACATCCTCGAG GTTCCAAGTGAACAGAAGCTACCATCTTTATATCTACTTGACAGTATTGTCAAGAATATTGGAAAAGATTATGTTAAACATTTCTCTGCAAGACTACCAGAG gTTTTCTGCAAGGCATATAAACAAGTTGATCCTTCTATACATCATAGCATGAGGCATCTTTTTGGAACATGGAAAGGAGTGTTTCCGCCACCTCCTCTCCAAACGATTGAGAAGGAACTTGGTTTTCAGTCATCTGCCAATGGATCGTCAAGTGCTGCACCATCGAGGCCTGATTCTCAGTCCCCGCGGccatccaatagcatacatgttAATCCAAAATATTTGGAAGCGAGACAGCAACTCAATCAACCAACTAAG GGCATACTGGGAAGTGGTGCTAAGGCAGCTGTAATTGCTGATGCAGGCGATGATGTTGAGAGGCCTAACAGGCTAGGTACTGATAGAAGTGCAGGGCGACGATTAGATGCTCCTAACGCTAGGCCT AACATTCAGCGCACTCAGAGGGACCCTTTTAGCAATCCTGTAAATGAAAAGCAGGCAGGTAGGGATGTCAGGGGCCTTGGATTGTCCAGCATTTCGCAGCAAGCTGTTGTTGGAACTGGTCAAGTTCGCTCAAAACCCAAAGGTCAAGATGGAATCGGAGGGCTGTATTATGGCACTGATGTTGGCTCTTCTGAAGAACAATTTGACCGGCGCAGCAACTTTTATTCAAGCAAGGATGTTCGGCCATCAGGACCTGTACGTTTGGATAGCGCACTTCTTCCAACTCCTTCCATTAATTCTGATAGAATTGGTAGGCCTTCATCAAACAGAAGTTGGAAGCACTCCGAGGAAGAAGAATATGTGTGGGATGACGTACATTCTCAAGCAGCAGATTATGGTGGTAACAATACTGTAAGAAAAGGAGAATGGATGGCCGATGATGGCAACGCTAAGTTTGCAAGCCTCCAAAGGGCTAAATGGCCTGAGGTGGGAGCTGTTGAACATTTAGACCCAAACATACATAAACTAGATAGCTTACCAAGATTTGGACTTGCCACAGGTCAAGATAGAAGACATGCAGCATACTTG GATCATGAAGAGTACATTCATGGTAGGCATGAGGTGGAACCAAGAATTGATAGGGAAATTAGGCCTGATGGACAACAGCTCCCACCGCATCGAAGTTCCTCTCTCTGGGTGTCGCAGGAAAAAGTACACCCAGACATTGGGCTGGATCCTAGGATATCAAGGTTTTCCAATCAGCCAGGAGAAAGGTCTACAATTTATACTGGCACCATGTCAGCAAGTATCACTTCATCTGTATCTGTTGGGTTATCAGGAGCCTATGCTGGAAGATCAAGCCTAGATAGTGCAAACAGTGTACCAACAAGATCAACTGAGACCTTTGGGCAGCAGAAGCACAGATATTGGTCATCTTCCCCTCCACCAGTTCACTCACCTTCATCTACTGCACCCTTTGCACATCAGAGTTCTCCAAATCCTGCTGAGCCTGATTTTTATCCCTCCAGACCATTTTCTCAATTGGGCCAAAATCCTCAAGAGGAATATAGCCAAAGAGTGGCAGCATTTGCTAAAGATTCTCATTTTATTGCTCAGAATGCTGGACTTACTCAGGGACAACCTAGTCTACAGGCAACCCAGCAGGCACAAAAATATCCTACCTTACAGTCAAAGCCACATATCAAGCCAACTGATCAAGTGCAGGCAAGCTTTTCACGTGAAAATTCTCCTTCGCTGTGCAGACCTTCCATCCAGCTTGGAGAAGTCTCTTTGCCCACTGATTCCACCCCTATAAGGTCAGATTTGACAGGTGCTAGTAATTTGTTGGCTGGTCTCATTAAGAGTGGGTTCAAACCAAATAACCCCGGCGATCTTGCAAGTTTGAGGGCACAGCCTCTTGTTCCGAGTGGACCACTTCCACATACTCTGCCATCTGCTCCAATGGCTTCTTCATCACTGCAAAATGCAGCTGGTGAAAATACCACTCTGCAAACTCAGATAACCAACACTGCGCGTCCACCTTTACCACCGGGTCTGCCACCACCTCCATCAACACAGAGTGCGGAGAAAGCTGCACCTCTCTCAAGTCTTCTCAGTTCCCTGGTTGCAAAGGGATTAATCTCTACGCCAGCCACTGATTCATCCACCGCTGTCCCTTCACAGCCAAATGAATCAAGTGTCAATGCTACAAATGTCACAGCTGCAGCTATGCCTTTGCCAGCTCAGATGCCTTCAGTTGGTAAGGAGGCATCTAATTCAGTTTCATCTGCCCCAACAAACGTTTTGTTACTCAAAGCTGTTGAAATCAAGACAGGTGACCTTATTGGCCTGGAGTTCAAGCCAGAGAAACTTCGTAAGTACAATGAACATGTGATTAGCAGCCTCTTCGGTGACCGAAACTATCAGTGTAAAATCTGTGGTGAGAGGTTCAGTCTTGAAGAAGAATTGAGGTCACACACGACATGCGGTGGGTCAAGGGCATCTGAGACTAGCTTTGCTGGAATTGCACCTAAAAAATGGTACCCTAGCAAGAACAGTTACATTGATGGATCAAATGAAATGGAGGACAGCGCTGAGGCATCTGATGTGGATTTAAGTTCTGGGGAAGTGTGCGAGTTTATGGTCCCGGCAGATGAGAACCAAATCATCTGTGCACTATGTGGGGAGCCATTTGATGACTTCTATTCTATTGAGAAGGGGGACTGGATGTACAAGGACACAGTATTTCTGGAGTTCCCCAATGGAGAAAGCAACTGCGGAAGCAATGTTGAGGGCAAAGAGCAGGTGCCCATAGTTCATGTAAGATGTATGCCAAAGGACTCAAATGACGGCATGGAGGTGGACTAG